A window of the Candidatus Methylomirabilota bacterium genome harbors these coding sequences:
- a CDS encoding amino acid ABC transporter substrate-binding protein — protein sequence MRTPAIRILVAAVVAVMALGSPARAHHRPNNEVLIGGAISQTGQYAEPAGRQVNSIKLWVDEVNARGGLLGHKVTLELLDDKSDVQTAIKLYEKLITEDKVDVLLGPYSSGITEAVANITERYKMPFVAYGASASQIWEKGRKYIFNIVAVAEDYQKGAVHLAKQIGVKRLAVIGQDSLFPRTAGKGAKDWAKKLGVEVVLDENYPPKQTDFTALLQKIRAAGAEAVISNSYFADSSAQLRQMRELGIDFKMYSSTVGPSLPNFAEQLGNTAEYVLGYSQWEPLPDVLKHPGMKQYIDAYEKRFGEKPNYHAGSTYGAMQVTEAAIKKAGGFDSEKIRQALATMEVDTVFGRYKVDARGMNGHEGLTFQILKGQRRVVWPEKWAETKAELPMPEWSKR from the coding sequence ATGAGGACACCGGCCATCCGAATCCTCGTGGCAGCCGTCGTGGCGGTCATGGCGCTCGGCAGTCCCGCTCGAGCGCATCACCGACCGAACAACGAGGTGCTCATCGGCGGAGCGATCTCCCAGACCGGCCAGTACGCGGAGCCCGCCGGCCGGCAGGTCAACTCGATCAAGCTCTGGGTGGACGAGGTCAACGCCCGCGGCGGGCTCCTCGGCCACAAGGTCACGCTGGAGCTGCTCGACGACAAGTCGGACGTCCAGACCGCCATCAAGCTCTACGAGAAGCTCATCACCGAGGACAAGGTCGACGTGCTGCTCGGCCCCTACTCGAGCGGCATCACCGAGGCGGTGGCCAATATCACCGAACGCTACAAGATGCCGTTCGTGGCCTACGGGGCATCCGCCAGCCAGATCTGGGAGAAGGGGCGCAAGTACATCTTCAACATCGTGGCGGTGGCAGAGGACTATCAGAAGGGGGCGGTCCACCTGGCCAAGCAGATCGGGGTGAAGCGCCTCGCGGTCATCGGCCAGGACAGCCTCTTCCCGCGGACGGCCGGCAAGGGCGCCAAGGACTGGGCCAAGAAGCTCGGCGTCGAGGTCGTCCTCGACGAGAACTACCCGCCCAAGCAGACCGACTTCACCGCCCTGCTGCAGAAGATCCGCGCCGCCGGCGCGGAGGCGGTCATCTCCAACAGCTACTTCGCGGACTCCAGCGCGCAGCTCCGACAGATGCGCGAGCTGGGCATCGACTTCAAGATGTACTCGAGCACCGTGGGGCCGAGCCTGCCCAACTTCGCCGAGCAGCTCGGCAACACTGCCGAGTACGTGCTCGGCTACAGCCAGTGGGAGCCGCTGCCCGACGTTCTCAAGCATCCCGGGATGAAGCAGTACATCGACGCCTACGAGAAGCGCTTCGGGGAGAAGCCGAACTACCACGCGGGCAGCACCTACGGAGCCATGCAGGTCACCGAGGCCGCCATCAAGAAGGCGGGCGGCTTCGATAGCGAGAAGATCCGCCAGGCCCTGGCCACCATGGAGGTCGACACCGTCTTCGGCCGCTACAAGGTCGACGCCCGGGGCATGAACGGCCACGAAGGTCTCACCTTCCAGATCCTCAAGGGGCAGCGCCGCGTGGTGTGGCCCGAGAAGTGGGCCGAGACCAAGGCCGAGCTGCCGATGCCGGAGTGGAGCAAGCGCTAG
- a CDS encoding branched-chain amino acid ABC transporter permease, producing the protein MERSDVRSLYWLAAFLAGAYALPFAIGLWYGSVHANAIWFGYLATVVLSGVLQGGVYAMFAVGLTLIFGVMRIINAAHGELVMMGAYLTWVMFFHLGLDPLLSLLLTIPIAFLLGMALQKVLLQAVVGQPELTALLVTFGLGLTIVYVTELIFTTDFRTIPYAPGTVRLTRTIAVGQNKLISFAIAVTISAAVYLFLKLSRLGKAIRATALNPEVAMICGISVSRIYLITTGLSAALAVAGGALVSIQFGFNPETGTLYTLQAFTIIILGGRGHYVGALIGGVMLAVLESLVSLLIPNGTAMTELAAYSLLIFVLLIRPGGLMGVKEA; encoded by the coding sequence ATGGAGCGGAGCGACGTCCGGAGCCTCTACTGGCTGGCCGCGTTCCTGGCCGGCGCCTACGCCCTGCCCTTCGCGATCGGGCTCTGGTACGGATCCGTCCACGCCAACGCGATCTGGTTCGGGTACCTGGCCACCGTGGTTCTGTCCGGCGTCCTGCAGGGCGGCGTGTACGCGATGTTCGCGGTCGGCCTCACCTTGATCTTCGGGGTGATGCGCATCATCAACGCGGCCCACGGCGAGCTGGTCATGATGGGGGCCTACCTCACCTGGGTCATGTTCTTCCATCTCGGGCTCGATCCGCTGCTGTCCCTGCTCCTGACCATCCCCATCGCGTTCCTCCTGGGGATGGCTCTCCAGAAGGTGCTGCTCCAGGCGGTCGTCGGGCAACCCGAGCTGACCGCGCTGCTCGTGACCTTCGGCCTGGGCCTCACGATCGTCTACGTGACCGAGCTGATCTTCACCACCGACTTCCGCACCATCCCGTACGCGCCCGGAACCGTTCGGCTCACCCGGACGATCGCGGTCGGCCAGAACAAGCTGATCAGCTTCGCGATCGCGGTGACCATCTCGGCCGCCGTTTACCTGTTCCTCAAGCTGAGCCGCCTCGGCAAAGCCATCCGGGCCACCGCGCTCAACCCCGAGGTCGCCATGATCTGCGGCATCTCGGTGTCGCGCATCTATCTCATCACCACCGGCCTGTCCGCGGCGCTGGCGGTGGCGGGAGGGGCGCTGGTATCCATCCAGTTCGGGTTCAACCCGGAGACCGGCACGCTGTACACCCTGCAGGCCTTCACCATCATCATCCTCGGCGGCCGGGGCCACTACGTGGGCGCCCTGATCGGCGGAGTCATGCTGGCGGTGCTGGAGAGCCTCGTCTCCCTGCTGATCCCCAACGGCACCGCGATGACCGAGCTGGCCGCCTACTCGCTCCTGATCTTCGTGCTGCTGATCCGGCCCGGCGGCCTCATGGGCGTGAAGGAGGCCTGA
- a CDS encoding branched-chain amino acid ABC transporter permease, with product MRRSEHLRNLVALAALGLVLALLPSALTVYLRSFAMFTMMYVVLALSWNIISGFTGYTSFGHVIFYGIGSYTCAILVADHGWHWLPTLLVAAGVAAAIGIALGYPVLRLKGPYFAIAMLGAAEGMRVIATVWDGLTHGGLGISFPSTENSVSTYYAMLVLMLMTIVVAYVVGHSRFGIRLNAIREDELAAQALGINTTAYKLTAFTLSAVFPAMAGGIQAYKVLYIDPPSVFLVQITIAMALMSMLGGKGTVIGPIVGAVLLYTAQELTWVNFPTAHLIAYGLFIVVIARFMPRGLVGFAVDRGWARKGMVH from the coding sequence GTGAGACGATCCGAGCACCTCCGGAACCTCGTCGCGCTCGCCGCCCTCGGCCTGGTCCTGGCCCTGCTGCCCTCGGCGCTGACCGTCTACCTGCGCTCCTTCGCGATGTTCACGATGATGTACGTCGTGCTCGCGCTGAGCTGGAACATCATCAGCGGCTTCACCGGGTACACCTCGTTCGGGCACGTGATCTTCTACGGGATCGGCTCCTACACCTGCGCCATCCTGGTGGCCGATCACGGCTGGCACTGGCTACCCACCCTCCTGGTGGCGGCCGGGGTGGCCGCCGCGATCGGCATCGCACTCGGCTACCCGGTGCTGCGCCTGAAGGGGCCGTACTTCGCCATCGCGATGCTCGGCGCCGCCGAGGGCATGCGGGTGATCGCCACCGTGTGGGACGGCCTGACCCACGGCGGGCTCGGCATCAGCTTTCCGAGCACCGAGAACTCGGTCTCCACCTACTACGCGATGCTCGTGCTGATGCTGATGACCATCGTGGTGGCTTACGTCGTCGGCCACTCCCGCTTCGGCATCCGCCTGAACGCGATCCGGGAGGACGAGCTGGCCGCGCAGGCGCTCGGCATCAACACGACCGCCTACAAGCTGACCGCCTTCACCCTGTCCGCGGTGTTCCCGGCGATGGCGGGCGGCATCCAGGCCTACAAGGTCCTCTACATCGATCCGCCGTCGGTGTTCCTGGTCCAGATCACGATCGCGATGGCGCTCATGTCCATGCTCGGCGGCAAGGGCACCGTGATCGGCCCCATCGTGGGCGCGGTCCTGCTCTACACCGCCCAGGAGCTGACGTGGGTGAACTTCCCGACCGCGCACCTGATCGCCTACGGGCTGTTCATCGTGGTGATCGCCCGGTTCATGCCGCGGGGTCTGGTCGGCTTCGCGGTCGACCGGGGCTGGGCTCGCAAGGGGATGGTCCATTGA
- a CDS encoding ABC transporter ATP-binding protein — protein sequence MDGCSFAVPRGQISGLIGPNGSGKTTTFNLLTGLAAPDSGQVIYQGEDIAGRRPYEIFRRGITRTFQITRIFREMTVLENMLSVTGLRVPDRVARARAEELIAFVNLSGLRAEYGGRLSYGQQKLLEFARALMTEPDLILLDEPAAGINRTLLQQLLDHIHRLQEQGKTILIVEHDMNVIMNHCERIFVLDGGVKIAEGPPAEIQRNERVVDAYFGRRRR from the coding sequence GTGGATGGCTGCTCCTTCGCGGTGCCTCGCGGGCAGATCTCGGGCCTCATCGGCCCCAACGGCTCCGGCAAGACCACCACCTTCAACCTGCTGACCGGGCTGGCCGCCCCCGACTCCGGGCAGGTGATCTACCAGGGGGAGGACATCGCGGGCCGCCGGCCCTACGAGATCTTCCGCCGGGGCATCACCCGGACCTTCCAGATCACGCGGATCTTCCGCGAGATGACGGTGCTCGAGAACATGCTCTCGGTGACCGGCCTTCGGGTGCCCGATCGGGTGGCCCGGGCGCGCGCCGAGGAGCTCATCGCCTTCGTCAACCTCTCGGGCCTGCGCGCCGAGTACGGCGGTCGCCTCTCCTACGGGCAGCAGAAGCTGCTCGAGTTCGCGCGGGCCCTGATGACCGAGCCCGACCTCATCCTGCTCGACGAGCCGGCCGCCGGGATCAACCGCACCCTGCTCCAGCAGCTGCTCGACCACATCCATCGCCTCCAGGAGCAGGGCAAGACGATCCTGATCGTGGAGCACGACATGAACGTGATCATGAACCACTGCGAGCGCATCTTCGTCCTCGACGGAGGCGTGAAGATCGCGGAGGGGCCGCCCGCGGAGATCCAGCGCAACGAGCGGGTAGTGGACGCCTACTTCGGTCGGCGCCGGCGCTGA
- a CDS encoding ABC transporter ATP-binding protein, which yields MSLLELRAVQAGYGPIQILHGVSLHVDAGEVVAVIGPNGAGKSTTFKAVMGFITFLGGEVVFDGQSLVGLSPDRILARGLAYVPQGRVVFTQMTVRENLEMGAYLERDPAKVREAMEYVFTLFPRLGERRRQLAGSMSGGEQQMLAMGRGLMMRPKMMMLDEPSLGLSPRLVDEVFDKIAELARGGLTTMLVEQNAAWALEISDRGYVLELGRNRFEGAGRDLLANPEVRRMYLGGGDGAPSWRAPT from the coding sequence ATGTCGCTCCTCGAGCTGCGGGCGGTCCAGGCCGGCTACGGGCCGATCCAGATCCTGCACGGCGTCTCGCTCCACGTCGACGCCGGCGAGGTGGTCGCGGTGATCGGCCCGAACGGCGCCGGCAAGTCGACGACCTTCAAGGCGGTGATGGGCTTCATCACCTTCCTGGGCGGCGAGGTCGTGTTCGACGGCCAGAGCCTGGTCGGGCTGTCCCCGGACCGCATCCTCGCTCGCGGCCTCGCCTACGTGCCCCAGGGCCGGGTCGTCTTCACCCAGATGACGGTCCGCGAGAACCTCGAGATGGGCGCCTACCTCGAGCGCGACCCGGCCAAGGTTCGCGAGGCGATGGAGTACGTGTTCACGCTGTTCCCCCGGCTCGGCGAGCGGCGGCGGCAGCTCGCCGGATCGATGAGCGGCGGCGAGCAGCAGATGCTGGCCATGGGCCGCGGCCTGATGATGCGGCCGAAGATGATGATGCTCGACGAGCCCTCGCTGGGGCTGAGCCCTCGCCTGGTGGACGAGGTCTTCGACAAGATCGCGGAGCTGGCCCGCGGCGGCCTCACCACCATGCTGGTGGAGCAGAACGCGGCCTGGGCCCTGGAGATCTCCGACCGGGGCTACGTCCTCGAGCTGGGTCGGAACCGCTTCGAGGGCGCCGGGCGCGATCTGCTGGCGAATCCCGAGGTGCGTCGCATGTATCTGGGCGGGGGCGACGGGGCGCCGAGCTGGAGAGCGCCGACTTGA
- a CDS encoding ABC transporter permease, which produces MVRFVLSRIGQTLAVLFTVSVIIFALMRMIPGDPVLMRLGDDFTEEAYERLRGELGFDRSIVTQYLIWLGQVLRGDLGDSFLNHERVSRLVLEAFVPTLILVLASVIVGILIAVPSGIVAAMRKDSLWDWGSMGFAIFVYSMPSFWKGIILIWIFSVYLGWFPAMGYVPPWTNLSQGLWRLVLPAVTLGTFFSGLVARIIRSSLLEVLDQDYVKAARARGVRRAALVYKHALANALIPVVTVIGLQFGALLGGAVLTETVFAIPGMGRLSVNAILNRDYSVVQGTILVGVFAVVVVNLLVDLAYAFLNPRIRVA; this is translated from the coding sequence ATGGTCCGATTCGTCCTCTCTCGCATCGGGCAGACGCTGGCCGTGCTCTTCACGGTCTCGGTGATCATCTTTGCCCTGATGCGGATGATCCCCGGTGACCCCGTGCTCATGCGCCTCGGCGACGACTTCACGGAGGAGGCCTACGAGCGCCTGCGCGGCGAGCTCGGCTTCGACCGCTCCATCGTCACGCAGTACCTCATCTGGCTCGGACAGGTGCTCCGGGGGGATCTCGGTGACTCGTTCCTGAACCACGAGCGGGTCAGCCGCCTGGTCCTGGAGGCGTTCGTCCCCACGCTGATCCTCGTGCTGGCCAGCGTGATCGTCGGCATTCTCATCGCGGTGCCCTCGGGTATCGTCGCCGCGATGCGGAAGGACTCGCTGTGGGACTGGGGCTCGATGGGCTTCGCCATCTTCGTCTACTCGATGCCGTCCTTCTGGAAGGGCATCATCCTGATCTGGATCTTCAGCGTCTATCTCGGCTGGTTCCCCGCGATGGGTTACGTGCCGCCGTGGACGAACCTGTCGCAGGGCCTCTGGCGCCTCGTCCTGCCCGCGGTGACCCTGGGCACGTTCTTCTCGGGCCTGGTGGCGCGCATCATCCGCTCGAGCCTGCTCGAGGTGCTCGATCAGGACTACGTCAAGGCGGCGCGTGCCCGCGGCGTGCGCCGGGCCGCGCTCGTCTACAAGCACGCGCTGGCCAACGCCCTGATCCCGGTGGTGACGGTGATCGGGCTGCAGTTCGGGGCCCTCCTCGGCGGCGCGGTGCTCACCGAAACCGTGTTCGCCATCCCGGGCATGGGGCGGCTCTCGGTCAACGCCATCCTGAACCGCGACTACTCGGTCGTGCAGGGCACGATCCTGGTCGGCGTCTTCGCGGTGGTGGTGGTGAATCTGCTGGTCGACCTGGCCTACGCCTTCCTCAACCCGAGGATCCGGGTGGCCTAG
- a CDS encoding ABC transporter permease: MAQPLEADGRRFDPEDVGRPGPAVAPAAPSRTSLGRWWRRFARNPGALFGLVVFLGIVAMAVLAPLLAPYDPIAQGVGTPLEGPSAAHWAGTDSFGRDIWSRIIYGSRVALVVGIVAVLLAMVIGVTLGLISGYYGGWVDVVIMRVMDGLFAFPIIILAIAMMAVMGFGVRNVIIAVGVGFIAPFARVTRGDVLAVKEEPYIEAARLAGVGSLAIIFQHVLPNVMAPIIVQGALRVSGAIITEAGLSFLGLGPPPPTPAWGRMIAEGQTFIVMAPHISTFPGIALMLAIVALNLLGDGLRDTLDPRMRR; this comes from the coding sequence GTGGCGCAGCCGCTCGAGGCCGACGGCCGTCGCTTCGATCCGGAAGACGTGGGCCGGCCCGGCCCCGCGGTCGCACCGGCGGCCCCGTCCCGGACGAGCCTCGGGCGCTGGTGGCGCCGGTTCGCGCGCAATCCGGGGGCGCTGTTCGGGCTCGTGGTGTTCCTCGGCATCGTCGCGATGGCGGTGCTGGCCCCGCTGCTGGCGCCCTACGATCCGATCGCGCAGGGGGTGGGCACGCCGCTGGAGGGGCCGTCCGCCGCCCACTGGGCGGGCACCGACAGCTTCGGCCGCGACATCTGGAGCCGCATCATCTACGGCTCGCGGGTGGCCCTGGTGGTCGGCATCGTCGCGGTGCTCCTGGCCATGGTGATCGGGGTGACGCTCGGGCTGATCTCCGGCTACTACGGCGGCTGGGTCGACGTGGTGATCATGCGGGTGATGGACGGGCTCTTCGCCTTCCCGATCATCATCCTGGCCATCGCGATGATGGCGGTGATGGGCTTCGGCGTGCGCAACGTGATCATCGCGGTCGGGGTGGGATTCATCGCTCCGTTCGCGCGGGTCACGCGCGGCGACGTCCTCGCCGTGAAGGAAGAGCCCTACATCGAGGCGGCCCGGCTCGCCGGCGTGGGCAGCCTCGCCATCATCTTCCAGCACGTGCTGCCCAACGTGATGGCGCCGATCATCGTGCAGGGCGCGCTGCGGGTCTCGGGCGCGATCATCACCGAGGCGGGCCTGTCCTTCCTGGGGCTGGGTCCGCCGCCGCCCACGCCGGCGTGGGGCCGCATGATCGCGGAAGGGCAGACGTTCATCGTGATGGCCCCACACATCTCGACGTTCCCGGGCATCGCCCTCATGCTGGCCATCGTCGCGCTCAACCTGCTGGGCGACGGCCTGCGCGACACCCTCGACCCGCGGATGCGCAGATGA
- a CDS encoding ABC transporter ATP-binding protein, translating to MRATSRPSEPVADAPPQIVLEVRGLTVEFDSEDGPLRAVDDVGFQIRRGEIVGLVGESGAGKSLTSEAILGLIRRPPGRVTGEVRFGGRDLLALDESALARIRGKDIAMIFQNPSASLNPVFRVGEQMLEAMALHLPERRSTLRERVVETLARVGIPSPAARARDYPHQFSGGMAQRVMIGMGVSCVPSLLIADEPTTALDVTIQAQVLALIRRLARELGVAVLLVSHDLGIISQMCHRVLVLYAGRVVESAPVAAIFRAPAHPYTRGLIECLPQLEGTARLGAITGNMPGLRALPTGCRFHPRCPIAEPRCSTESPALRDLATGHAAACHLAGTR from the coding sequence ATGAGGGCAACGAGCCGCCCCTCCGAGCCGGTGGCCGACGCTCCCCCCCAGATCGTCTTGGAGGTCCGCGGACTCACCGTCGAGTTCGACTCGGAGGACGGTCCGCTGCGGGCGGTGGACGACGTGGGCTTCCAGATCCGCCGCGGGGAGATCGTCGGGCTCGTGGGCGAATCGGGCGCGGGCAAGTCGCTCACCTCGGAGGCCATCCTGGGCCTGATCCGCCGGCCTCCCGGGCGCGTCACCGGCGAAGTCCGCTTCGGGGGGCGCGATCTCCTCGCGCTGGACGAGTCGGCGCTGGCCCGCATCCGGGGCAAGGACATCGCGATGATCTTCCAGAATCCGAGCGCCTCGCTGAACCCGGTGTTCCGGGTGGGCGAGCAGATGCTGGAGGCGATGGCCCTGCACCTGCCGGAGCGGCGCAGCACGCTGCGGGAGCGCGTGGTCGAGACCCTCGCCCGCGTCGGGATCCCGTCGCCCGCGGCCCGCGCGCGCGACTACCCGCACCAGTTCAGCGGCGGCATGGCCCAGCGGGTGATGATCGGCATGGGCGTCTCGTGCGTGCCGAGCCTGCTCATCGCCGACGAGCCGACCACCGCGCTCGACGTCACCATCCAGGCGCAAGTCCTCGCCCTGATCCGTCGCCTGGCGCGCGAGCTGGGCGTGGCGGTGCTGCTCGTCTCGCACGACCTCGGCATCATCTCGCAGATGTGCCACCGGGTGCTCGTGCTGTACGCCGGCCGCGTGGTCGAGTCGGCGCCGGTCGCGGCCATCTTCCGGGCTCCCGCGCATCCCTATACGCGCGGGCTCATCGAGTGCCTGCCGCAGCTCGAGGGCACCGCCCGGCTGGGCGCCATCACCGGCAATATGCCCGGGCTGCGGGCCCTGCCGACCGGCTGCCGGTTTCATCCGCGCTGCCCCATCGCGGAGCCGCGCTGCTCGACGGAGTCGCCGGCGCTGCGGGACCTCGCGACCGGCCACGCGGCCGCGTGTCACCTGGCGGGGACGCGGTGA